Proteins from a single region of Geothrix sp. PMB-07:
- a CDS encoding MoaD/ThiS family protein, giving the protein MITVKCFARYRALLGFEEVQVAAVPTLADLLADSRFAALPKDALLAVNMSFADRTSPLRDGDEVALMPPVSGG; this is encoded by the coding sequence ATGATCACCGTAAAATGCTTCGCCCGTTACCGCGCCCTGCTGGGGTTTGAAGAGGTGCAGGTGGCAGCCGTTCCCACCTTGGCGGATCTGCTGGCGGACTCCCGGTTCGCCGCCCTGCCGAAGGATGCCCTCCTGGCCGTGAACATGAGCTTCGCCGACCGGACTTCCCCCTTACGGGATGGCGATGAGGTTGCCCTGATGCCGCCCGTTTCCGGCGGCTGA
- the dnaX gene encoding DNA polymerase III subunit gamma/tau — protein MTTLALKYRPRLLSDLVGQEGSVRALANALKRAKESGKIHQAYLFAGVRGTGKTSTARILARALNCAEGPTATPCGVCDPCRAAEQPDSSLDIVEIDAASRASVADARALREQVQTRPAFCRYRVYIIDEVHMLSTEAFNALLKVIEEPPPHAIFVLATTELQDVPDTIKSRVQIFPFRLIPVGLIEGRLKHVCEQEGVTFEGGSLRLVAEAGQGSMRDALTILDRVISAGDGTVLEEAVREQLGIVSAHLVQGVMSALAIGDSAALMEACRELTEQGADWATFWRELVLAFRDRLEQEARANRGPQELLRWSRMLSLLLSRERDLRDSSLPRVVVELALITAAQLPHLAPLDALVSGAAAASLPPRPPGSSSGSSLGPPPVPSRAPQVAPAPEGPRRPAAPAPAPAVVASTSTPIRSPAPGSPDQLRAACSEALRGVPGLRALATAPQMAADLRWEAPVLRFRFPGNVRQTLQDFEREKASPHLLAALATVLPGLKAIEMSFDEQGAAVTPERPEDRLRREPAFQELLRLTGGEVLDIRREA, from the coding sequence ATGACCACCCTCGCCCTCAAATACCGTCCGCGTCTCCTGTCCGACCTGGTGGGGCAGGAAGGCAGCGTCCGGGCCCTGGCCAACGCCCTGAAGCGGGCCAAGGAGAGTGGAAAGATCCACCAGGCCTACCTCTTCGCCGGCGTGCGTGGCACGGGCAAGACCAGCACGGCGCGCATCCTGGCGCGGGCCCTGAACTGCGCCGAAGGGCCCACGGCCACGCCCTGCGGCGTCTGCGATCCCTGCCGCGCCGCCGAGCAGCCGGACAGCAGCCTGGACATCGTCGAGATCGACGCCGCCAGCCGCGCCTCGGTGGCCGATGCCCGCGCCCTGCGCGAGCAGGTGCAGACGCGGCCCGCCTTCTGCCGCTACCGCGTCTACATCATCGACGAAGTGCACATGCTCAGCACCGAGGCCTTCAACGCGCTGCTGAAGGTCATCGAGGAGCCGCCGCCCCACGCCATCTTCGTGCTGGCGACCACCGAGCTCCAGGATGTGCCCGACACCATCAAGAGCCGGGTGCAGATCTTCCCGTTCCGCCTCATCCCCGTGGGCCTCATCGAGGGTCGCCTGAAACATGTCTGCGAGCAGGAGGGCGTCACCTTCGAAGGCGGCAGCCTGCGCCTGGTGGCCGAGGCGGGGCAGGGCTCCATGCGCGACGCCCTCACCATCCTCGACCGCGTCATCTCCGCCGGCGACGGCACCGTGCTGGAAGAGGCAGTCCGCGAGCAGCTGGGCATCGTCAGCGCCCACCTGGTGCAGGGCGTCATGTCCGCCCTGGCCATCGGCGATTCTGCAGCCCTCATGGAAGCCTGCCGGGAACTCACAGAACAGGGCGCCGACTGGGCCACCTTCTGGCGGGAACTGGTGCTGGCCTTCCGGGATCGGCTCGAGCAGGAGGCCCGCGCCAACCGGGGGCCCCAGGAGCTGCTGCGCTGGTCGCGCATGCTGAGCCTGCTCCTGAGTCGTGAGCGCGATCTCCGTGACAGCAGCCTGCCGCGGGTGGTGGTGGAGCTGGCCCTCATCACCGCCGCCCAGCTGCCCCACCTCGCTCCGCTGGATGCCCTGGTTTCGGGTGCCGCCGCAGCCAGTCTTCCGCCTCGGCCTCCTGGCTCCTCGTCGGGTTCATCGTTGGGTCCGCCGCCGGTCCCTTCCAGGGCCCCCCAGGTCGCGCCGGCGCCTGAGGGGCCTCGCAGGCCGGCAGCCCCCGCGCCAGCCCCGGCGGTCGTTGCATCGACCTCGACACCGATTCGTTCCCCGGCTCCGGGCTCTCCTGATCAGCTCCGCGCCGCCTGCAGCGAAGCCCTGCGGGGGGTTCCGGGCCTCCGGGCCCTGGCCACGGCCCCTCAGATGGCGGCGGACCTGCGCTGGGAAGCCCCCGTGCTGCGCTTCCGGTTCCCTGGGAATGTCCGGCAGACCCTCCAGGATTTCGAGCGGGAGAAGGCCAGTCCCCATCTGCTGGCGGCCCTGGCCACCGTACTGCCTGGCCTGAAGGCCATTGAGATGAGCTTCGATGAGCAAGGGGCTGCCGTCACGCCCGAGCGGCCTGAGGACCGCCTCCGCCGGGAACCTGCCTTCCAGGAACTGCTCCGCCTCACGGGTGGGGAAGTGCTGGATATCCGCCGAGAGGCCTGA
- the gltB gene encoding glutamate synthase large subunit, producing MPNASRTEHDACGVGFIASRTGEACHQILLDALHALRCVEHRGGCAADQISSDGAGIMTDIPFAMLGYKPGDIAVANLFMPQDPGRLQRALETFASTFSFFDLEILAEREVPVDVSVLGEDARRSLPSLRQVILKRPAHCRTDASFDKLLYNAKQVLRTKQREQGIKREFFFASLSARTIVYKALTRAVDLHRFYLDLQDPRYTTRFALIHRRFSTNTRTSWDKAQPFRLIAHNGEINTIAGNRSRAISREMSIGLKKDQLVTHGSISDSGSLNEIAEAMLYRSSIPHMEDILAIMMPPAEGQTDFYTFWSRAMEPWDGPAIIMFSDGNTVGARLDRNGFRPARWTLTDDRFILASEAGAFPVDEARVQRKGIVYAGTGVKVDLPTGRVHFRDASLSRENRDAAFDARATPIGSLPEEPATEGPVSVFKKTLFTCSKEELEKLIYPMIATGKEAIGSMGDTARPNVFSSEPRPFFDYFYQHFAQVTNPPLDYIREGNITDLRVFLGRAPNIFFPKDLVPLNEALELPRPLLDLGQMRFLARMQTLRPSESQIIPRTFPILFQRADGISGFHAAIEQLAQEVRKAVEHGTTVIILSDQDASVDRPPIPGLIALRAVVHTLNECGLRLNASIVMHTAEARTSHHIAALVSFGASAVCPYLALEIARRDEHPSFANLTPDQREQNLMAALESGLLKIMAKCGISVVQSYMSAKLFTAVGLGPELMEIFFPGHASPLGGIGYEELAGDVLLKTSLAAQSGFSDKLLHTHQFRESTKPGEGERHGMTSARSKLVHRLVALDPDLPEASALYQDYLASLKADEPINPRHLLAFREAPVQLALQEVEPRSEILSRFGAGAMSFGAVSAESQRDLILAMEAVGGRSNSGEGGENPFYWTDGLSASTKQVASARFGVTAEYLVSGQEIQIKVAQGAKPGEGGQLMKVKVDATIAKARFSLPGVDLISPPPLHDIYSIEDLKELIYELKQVHPGAKISVKLVSGTGIGTIAMGVAKAGADIIYIAGGDGGTGAATLGSMKHAGLPWEIGLVEAHQTLRENRMRDQVELRVDGGLLTGKDLVTAAILGAEGFEFGKLLLVAEGCVMARICEKNTCPAGIATHDPKFKARYTGTPEAIERMLIHLAEDVRRHLAHLGLSSLAELQDRTDLLMIAPEHAVFVQDRKLDLSAFLAAPSEPEVGEPPVLRPEGVGELNRQILEAAKPFLDQGGEHQLTFAIGTEDRGVLATLAGEIAQGIRERRRTGADPGVSGRLQITFTGSAGQGFGAFLTEGLEVKLLGEANDSVAKSMSGGTLSLRPAPSATFVPEENAILGNGALYGATGGRFFARGLAGDRFAVRNSGASAVVEGAGHHACEYMTRGAVAILGQVLSNVGAGMTGGCLFLRREHLPRVNGDYLSPIAWRPEEEGLFRDLLEAHRAETDSATAVALLADWAGTLKAFRPFVPIAVAAGLPAHSTEPTAKA from the coding sequence ATGCCGAATGCATCCAGGACCGAGCACGATGCGTGCGGGGTTGGCTTTATCGCCAGCCGGACCGGCGAGGCCTGCCACCAGATTCTGCTGGATGCCCTCCATGCCCTGAGATGCGTGGAGCATCGCGGCGGCTGCGCTGCGGACCAGATCTCCAGCGATGGCGCCGGCATCATGACCGACATCCCCTTCGCCATGCTGGGCTACAAGCCCGGCGACATCGCCGTGGCCAACCTCTTCATGCCGCAGGATCCGGGCCGCCTTCAGCGCGCCCTGGAGACCTTTGCCAGCACCTTTAGCTTCTTCGATCTCGAAATCCTTGCCGAACGCGAAGTGCCCGTGGACGTCTCGGTGCTGGGCGAGGATGCCCGCCGCAGCCTGCCCTCCCTGCGCCAGGTCATCCTCAAGCGCCCGGCCCACTGCCGCACGGACGCCTCCTTCGACAAGCTGCTCTACAACGCCAAGCAGGTGCTGCGCACCAAGCAACGGGAACAGGGCATCAAGCGCGAGTTCTTCTTCGCCTCGCTGTCGGCCCGCACCATCGTCTACAAGGCCCTCACCCGCGCCGTGGATCTGCATCGCTTCTACCTCGACCTGCAGGATCCCCGCTACACCACCCGCTTCGCCCTGATCCACCGGCGCTTCAGCACCAACACGCGCACCTCCTGGGACAAGGCGCAGCCCTTCCGCCTCATCGCCCACAACGGCGAGATCAACACCATCGCCGGCAACCGCTCCCGCGCCATCTCCCGCGAGATGTCCATCGGTCTCAAGAAAGATCAGCTGGTGACCCACGGCTCCATCAGTGATTCGGGCAGCCTGAATGAAATCGCCGAGGCCATGCTGTACCGCAGCAGCATCCCGCACATGGAGGACATCCTCGCCATCATGATGCCGCCCGCCGAGGGCCAGACGGATTTCTACACCTTCTGGAGTCGGGCCATGGAGCCCTGGGACGGGCCCGCCATCATCATGTTCTCCGATGGCAACACCGTGGGTGCCCGCCTCGACCGCAACGGCTTCCGGCCGGCCCGCTGGACCCTCACGGACGATCGCTTCATCCTGGCCTCCGAAGCCGGCGCCTTCCCCGTGGACGAGGCCCGCGTTCAGCGCAAGGGCATCGTGTATGCGGGCACCGGCGTGAAGGTGGACCTGCCCACGGGCCGCGTGCACTTCCGCGACGCCAGCCTGTCCCGCGAAAACCGCGATGCCGCCTTCGATGCCCGCGCCACGCCCATCGGCTCGCTGCCCGAAGAACCCGCGACCGAAGGCCCCGTCAGCGTCTTCAAGAAGACCCTCTTCACCTGCTCCAAGGAGGAGCTGGAAAAGCTGATCTACCCGATGATCGCCACGGGCAAGGAAGCCATCGGCTCCATGGGCGACACCGCCCGGCCCAATGTGTTCTCCTCCGAGCCCCGCCCCTTCTTCGACTACTTCTACCAGCACTTCGCCCAGGTCACGAACCCGCCTCTGGACTACATCCGCGAGGGGAACATCACCGACCTGCGGGTGTTCCTCGGGCGCGCGCCGAACATCTTCTTCCCCAAGGATCTGGTGCCGCTCAACGAGGCGCTGGAGCTGCCGCGCCCCCTGCTCGACCTGGGCCAGATGCGCTTCCTGGCGCGCATGCAGACGCTGCGGCCCTCGGAATCCCAGATCATCCCCCGCACCTTCCCCATCCTCTTCCAGCGGGCCGATGGCATCAGCGGCTTCCACGCCGCCATCGAGCAGCTGGCCCAGGAGGTGCGCAAGGCGGTGGAGCATGGCACCACGGTCATCATCCTCAGCGATCAGGATGCCAGCGTGGACCGCCCGCCCATCCCGGGCCTCATCGCCCTGCGCGCCGTGGTGCACACCCTCAACGAATGCGGGCTGCGGCTCAACGCCTCCATCGTCATGCACACGGCGGAAGCGCGCACCTCCCACCACATCGCCGCCCTCGTGAGCTTCGGCGCCTCGGCGGTCTGCCCCTACTTGGCCCTGGAGATCGCACGCCGGGACGAGCATCCCTCCTTTGCGAACCTGACGCCCGACCAGCGCGAACAGAACCTCATGGCGGCCCTGGAATCGGGCCTGCTGAAGATCATGGCCAAGTGCGGCATTTCCGTGGTGCAGAGCTACATGAGCGCCAAGCTTTTCACTGCTGTGGGCCTGGGCCCCGAACTCATGGAGATCTTCTTCCCCGGCCACGCCAGTCCTCTGGGTGGCATCGGCTACGAAGAACTCGCGGGTGACGTGCTGCTGAAGACCAGCCTGGCCGCCCAATCCGGCTTCTCGGACAAGCTGCTTCACACCCATCAGTTCCGCGAGTCCACCAAGCCCGGCGAAGGCGAACGGCACGGCATGACCTCGGCCCGGTCGAAGCTGGTGCACCGCCTGGTGGCCCTGGATCCGGATCTGCCGGAGGCCTCCGCCCTCTATCAGGACTACCTGGCCTCCCTGAAGGCCGATGAGCCCATCAACCCCCGGCACCTCCTCGCCTTCCGGGAAGCCCCGGTCCAGTTGGCCCTGCAGGAGGTGGAACCCCGCTCGGAGATCCTCAGCCGCTTCGGTGCGGGCGCCATGTCCTTCGGCGCCGTCAGCGCCGAAAGCCAGCGGGATCTCATCCTGGCCATGGAAGCCGTGGGGGGCCGCAGCAACAGCGGCGAGGGCGGCGAGAACCCCTTCTACTGGACCGATGGCCTCAGCGCCAGCACCAAGCAGGTGGCCTCGGCCCGCTTCGGGGTCACCGCCGAATACCTGGTGTCGGGCCAGGAGATCCAGATCAAGGTGGCCCAGGGCGCCAAGCCCGGCGAGGGCGGCCAGCTCATGAAGGTGAAGGTGGATGCCACCATCGCCAAGGCCCGGTTCTCCCTGCCCGGCGTCGATCTCATCTCGCCGCCGCCCTTGCATGACATCTACAGCATCGAGGATCTGAAGGAACTCATCTACGAGCTGAAGCAGGTCCATCCCGGGGCAAAGATCAGCGTGAAGCTGGTCTCGGGCACCGGCATTGGCACCATCGCCATGGGCGTGGCCAAGGCGGGTGCCGACATCATCTACATCGCCGGTGGCGACGGTGGCACCGGCGCGGCCACGCTGGGCTCCATGAAGCACGCGGGCCTGCCCTGGGAGATCGGGTTGGTGGAAGCGCACCAGACCTTGCGCGAGAACCGCATGCGCGACCAGGTGGAATTGCGCGTGGACGGCGGCCTGCTCACAGGCAAGGATCTGGTCACCGCCGCCATCCTGGGCGCCGAGGGTTTCGAGTTCGGCAAGCTGCTGCTGGTGGCCGAGGGTTGCGTCATGGCCCGCATCTGCGAGAAGAACACCTGCCCCGCTGGCATCGCCACCCACGATCCCAAGTTCAAGGCCCGCTACACCGGCACCCCCGAGGCCATTGAGCGCATGCTCATCCATCTGGCCGAAGATGTGCGGCGCCATCTGGCCCACCTGGGCCTCAGCAGTCTGGCGGAACTCCAAGACCGCACCGACCTGCTGATGATCGCACCCGAGCACGCCGTCTTTGTCCAGGACCGGAAACTGGATTTGTCAGCCTTCCTGGCGGCCCCTTCCGAACCCGAGGTGGGAGAGCCGCCCGTCCTCCGGCCCGAGGGCGTGGGCGAGTTGAACCGCCAGATCCTCGAAGCCGCCAAACCCTTCCTGGATCAAGGCGGAGAGCACCAGCTGACCTTCGCCATCGGCACCGAGGACCGCGGCGTCCTGGCCACCCTGGCCGGGGAGATTGCCCAGGGCATCCGTGAACGCCGCCGCACGGGCGCGGATCCTGGCGTGTCAGGACGACTGCAGATCACTTTCACCGGCAGCGCTGGCCAGGGTTTCGGCGCCTTCCTCACCGAAGGCCTGGAGGTGAAGCTGCTGGGCGAGGCCAACGACTCCGTGGCGAAGTCCATGTCTGGCGGCACCCTGAGCCTGCGGCCAGCACCCTCCGCCACCTTCGTTCCAGAGGAGAACGCGATCCTGGGCAACGGCGCCCTCTATGGCGCCACCGGGGGCCGCTTCTTCGCCCGGGGCCTCGCGGGGGATCGTTTCGCAGTTCGCAACAGCGGCGCCAGCGCCGTGGTGGAAGGGGCCGGTCACCATGCCTGCGAATACATGACCCGCGGCGCCGTGGCCATCCTGGGCCAGGTGCTCAGCAACGTGGGCGCGGGCATGACAGGCGGCTGCCTCTTCCTGCGGCGCGAGCATCTGCCCCGCGTCAACGGCGACTACCTGTCCCCCATTGCGTGGCGCCCGGAGGAGGAAGGCCTCTTCCGCGACCTGCTGGAAGCCCACCGCGCGGAAACGGACAGCGCTACCGCCGTTGCGCTGCTGGCGGACTGGGCCGGAACCTTGAAGGCCTTCCGGCCTTTCGTGCCCATCGCCGTGGCGGCCGGACTCCCTGCCCACTCCACTGAACCCACCGCCAAGGCTTGA
- a CDS encoding radical SAM protein, which yields MTFLPSTLAPPSLFKDLLVEPEEARTILRPQKDERYGFGFALSPYRGCGHGCRYCYVREYPNALHKPSEWGQWVAPKVNAPELLWSQRHKLHNARVFMASATDPYQPLERQYRLTRRCLEVLLLCPTTEVILHTRSPLVLQDLDLLRAFGDRLTVGLSIPTDDDTVRQVVEPHAPAIPSRWAAAERLAAGGVSVTIAVAPLLAVHDAKAFARRARASGASAAWVGGLRLLKEDPFYKVLADQGWLKILNPDYKDGIRAAFQEAFPLKKRMREPRSKPSPASVTIPVAQPGLFDRVG from the coding sequence ATGACATTCCTTCCGTCCACCCTGGCGCCGCCCTCCCTTTTCAAAGACCTGCTCGTGGAACCCGAGGAGGCCCGCACCATCCTTCGCCCGCAAAAGGATGAACGGTACGGTTTCGGGTTCGCCCTGAGCCCTTATCGGGGTTGCGGCCACGGCTGCCGCTACTGCTACGTTCGCGAGTATCCCAATGCCCTCCACAAGCCCAGTGAATGGGGCCAGTGGGTGGCACCCAAGGTGAATGCCCCGGAGCTGCTCTGGTCCCAGCGGCACAAGCTCCACAACGCACGGGTGTTCATGGCCTCGGCCACGGATCCCTACCAGCCCCTGGAGCGCCAGTACCGCCTGACCCGCCGCTGTCTGGAAGTGCTGCTGCTCTGTCCCACCACGGAAGTCATCCTCCACACGCGTTCACCCCTGGTGCTTCAGGATCTGGATCTGCTGCGGGCCTTCGGGGATCGGCTCACGGTGGGCCTATCCATCCCCACCGATGACGACACCGTGCGGCAGGTCGTCGAGCCCCACGCACCGGCCATTCCCAGCCGCTGGGCTGCCGCTGAGCGCCTCGCCGCCGGTGGGGTTTCCGTCACCATCGCGGTGGCGCCCCTCCTGGCGGTGCACGATGCCAAGGCCTTCGCGCGCCGCGCCAGGGCCAGCGGTGCCAGCGCGGCCTGGGTCGGTGGCCTGCGCCTGCTCAAGGAGGATCCGTTCTACAAGGTGCTGGCCGATCAAGGCTGGCTGAAGATCCTGAACCCCGACTACAAGGATGGCATCCGCGCGGCCTTCCAGGAGGCCTTCCCTTTGAAGAAACGGATGCGGGAACCCAGGTCCAAGCCCTCTCCAGCCTCAGTCACCATCCCGGTCGCCCAGCCAGGGCTATTCGACCGGGTGGGTTGA
- a CDS encoding DUF421 domain-containing protein: MSLLATFDGALPVGISMWKIAQPWWEFVLRGLLVYGFLLITLRLTGKRQVGQLAPFDLVLLLVLSNAVQNSMNAGDNTVAAGFILVATLLAANGLLSWITWRSKKAETLLEGRPQILVHNGQVDEAMLAAERITRHELMAAVRQAGLSDLAEVRVAILETNGRINVVAKAS; this comes from the coding sequence ATGTCCCTTCTGGCCACCTTTGACGGTGCCCTGCCCGTGGGAATCTCCATGTGGAAGATCGCGCAGCCCTGGTGGGAGTTCGTGCTGCGCGGCCTGCTGGTCTACGGCTTCCTGCTCATCACCCTGCGGCTGACGGGCAAGCGCCAGGTGGGGCAACTGGCCCCCTTCGACCTGGTGCTGCTGCTGGTGCTGAGCAATGCCGTGCAGAACAGCATGAACGCCGGGGACAACACCGTGGCCGCGGGGTTCATCCTGGTGGCCACGCTGCTGGCCGCCAACGGGCTGCTGTCCTGGATCACCTGGCGCAGCAAGAAGGCGGAAACCCTGCTGGAGGGAAGGCCCCAGATCCTCGTCCACAACGGCCAGGTGGATGAGGCCATGTTGGCCGCCGAGCGCATCACCCGCCACGAACTCATGGCCGCGGTTCGCCAGGCTGGGCTGTCGGATCTGGCGGAGGTGCGGGTGGCCATCCTGGAAACCAACGGGCGCATCAATGTGGTGGCCAAGGCTTCCTAG
- a CDS encoding DUF2914 domain-containing protein, protein MRRSLFAALLLPSLLLAQTDKPQAELKTGSAVEKMELVGESSDFKVPAGTRIFVWAKVTGAADSTVIIVFSKGDKSTKQELKVPRSPYRTNAYRTFRKGDDGEWTVKLLSAQNTELGSATFKVEVQ, encoded by the coding sequence ATGCGCCGCTCGCTGTTTGCCGCCCTCCTGCTTCCTTCCCTGCTGCTGGCCCAGACGGACAAGCCGCAGGCCGAGCTGAAAACCGGCTCCGCCGTCGAGAAGATGGAACTGGTGGGCGAATCCTCTGATTTCAAGGTGCCCGCAGGCACCCGCATCTTCGTCTGGGCGAAGGTCACAGGCGCCGCGGACAGCACCGTCATCATCGTCTTCAGCAAAGGCGACAAGAGCACGAAGCAGGAGCTCAAGGTGCCGCGCTCTCCGTACCGCACCAACGCCTACCGCACCTTCCGGAAGGGGGATGACGGCGAGTGGACTGTGAAGCTTCTCAGCGCACAGAACACCGAACTGGGATCGGCCACGTTCAAGGTTGAGGTTCAGTAA
- a CDS encoding YdiY family protein, whose product MRLSLPFVLMSALPLLAQAPEAPKQAWSDKGSLSYVSVGGNAASQSLGFANEYKYTWSDAAFAFNLGGVRVSTTTFARSASGTSLANATVVQTSDTETSSESYYANLRYDRNLSDRLQWFASGGWERNLPAGLEARTSALAGLGHWWIKEDRTKCFTDAGLGYTKETQVFRPAGADTGYATFRLGAKVEQKVFATSLLASELTLSDSLKHSQNYLAVWRTAFTTNLSSRLALKVAYDVTYKNQPASVAVDVTQTPVATPPVVIGQVPYQLKKTDTVFTTSLVVTF is encoded by the coding sequence ATGCGACTGTCCCTCCCCTTCGTTCTGATGAGCGCCCTTCCGCTGCTGGCCCAGGCGCCCGAGGCCCCGAAGCAGGCCTGGTCCGACAAAGGCTCCCTCAGCTACGTGTCAGTCGGCGGGAACGCGGCGAGTCAGAGCCTGGGCTTCGCCAACGAGTACAAATACACCTGGAGCGATGCCGCCTTCGCCTTCAACCTGGGCGGGGTGCGGGTGTCCACCACGACCTTCGCGCGCAGCGCCTCCGGCACCAGCCTCGCCAATGCCACCGTGGTCCAGACCAGTGACACGGAGACCAGCAGTGAAAGCTACTACGCGAATCTTCGTTACGACCGCAATCTGAGCGACCGGCTCCAATGGTTCGCCTCGGGCGGCTGGGAGCGCAACCTTCCGGCAGGGCTTGAAGCCCGCACCTCGGCCTTGGCTGGGCTTGGCCACTGGTGGATCAAGGAAGACCGCACCAAATGCTTCACCGACGCTGGTCTGGGCTATACGAAGGAAACCCAGGTCTTTCGGCCCGCGGGGGCTGATACCGGCTATGCCACTTTCCGGCTGGGGGCCAAGGTCGAGCAGAAGGTCTTCGCCACCTCGCTGCTGGCCTCGGAATTGACCCTGTCAGACAGCCTGAAGCACAGCCAGAACTACCTGGCCGTGTGGCGCACGGCTTTCACCACCAACCTCTCCTCGCGGCTGGCCCTCAAAGTGGCCTACGACGTGACCTACAAGAACCAGCCTGCATCGGTGGCGGTGGATGTCACCCAGACGCCCGTGGCCACGCCCCCTGTGGTGATTGGGCAGGTGCCCTACCAGCTGAAGAAAACGGATACGGTGTTCACCACCTCCCTGGTGGTCACCTTCTAG
- a CDS encoding NAD(P)/FAD-dependent oxidoreductase, with amino-acid sequence MSTLILGGGVTGLAAAWHLQQRGEAVEVWEAGASVGGWMKTLPWEGGHFETGPQGVLWQKGTAVDRLFSAIDLPFKSPGTGARWVGKGGRLIPVPASPPALMFSPLMSAGAKLRMVLEPFIGVRDPEPEEGLSAFITRRLGKGVATELLPAMVAGILAAPPEILSVDAIPKLKQWEATGSLVNGIRKSGVSHMVVPEGGMGQLPIRLASKLSAVRTGLRAERLERLAEGRWRVSGGGEVREADRVVLALPAFEAAALLGPVAAQSAEALAAIPYTSVDLWHSRHLPLPALKDSFGFLIHPPEGRGYLGSLVPSWMDPQSAPEGVMQLRSFIGGAFGKPADLEQWEGIAARLKHWIPTLSDATAVRHERADRAIPRPELGHRGRVKAALEGLPGGIDWLSNARFGPGVRDILEGLESWTF; translated from the coding sequence ATGAGCACCCTCATCCTCGGCGGCGGCGTCACGGGACTCGCGGCGGCCTGGCATCTGCAGCAGCGCGGGGAGGCCGTGGAAGTGTGGGAGGCCGGCGCCAGCGTGGGCGGCTGGATGAAGACCCTGCCTTGGGAAGGCGGTCACTTTGAGACCGGCCCCCAGGGGGTGTTGTGGCAGAAGGGCACGGCGGTGGATCGCCTCTTCAGTGCCATCGACCTGCCGTTCAAATCCCCAGGCACCGGCGCCCGCTGGGTGGGGAAGGGCGGGCGCCTCATCCCCGTGCCCGCTTCGCCCCCGGCGCTGATGTTCTCTCCCCTCATGTCCGCGGGCGCCAAGCTGCGCATGGTGCTGGAGCCATTCATCGGTGTGCGCGACCCCGAGCCGGAAGAGGGCCTCTCCGCCTTCATCACGCGTCGCCTCGGCAAGGGTGTGGCCACGGAGCTGCTGCCGGCCATGGTGGCGGGCATCCTCGCCGCGCCGCCGGAAATCCTCTCCGTGGATGCCATCCCCAAGCTCAAGCAGTGGGAGGCCACGGGCAGCCTGGTGAACGGCATCCGCAAGAGTGGCGTCAGCCACATGGTGGTGCCCGAGGGCGGCATGGGACAGCTGCCCATCCGCCTGGCCTCGAAACTTTCCGCGGTTCGCACAGGCCTGCGCGCCGAACGTCTGGAACGACTGGCCGAGGGCCGCTGGCGCGTGAGTGGCGGCGGCGAGGTGCGCGAGGCTGATCGGGTGGTGCTGGCCTTGCCCGCGTTTGAGGCCGCGGCCCTGCTGGGCCCGGTGGCGGCGCAGAGCGCCGAGGCCCTGGCGGCCATCCCCTATACTTCCGTGGATCTCTGGCACAGCCGTCACCTGCCGCTGCCCGCGCTGAAGGACAGTTTCGGCTTCCTCATCCATCCGCCGGAAGGGCGGGGCTACCTCGGCTCCCTGGTGCCCTCCTGGATGGATCCCCAGAGTGCGCCAGAAGGCGTCATGCAGCTGCGCAGCTTCATCGGTGGCGCCTTTGGGAAACCCGCGGACCTGGAGCAATGGGAGGGAATCGCTGCCCGCCTGAAGCATTGGATTCCCACCCTGAGCGACGCCACGGCCGTGCGCCACGAACGTGCTGATCGCGCCATCCCGCGGCCCGAGCTGGGCCACCGCGGCCGCGTCAAGGCGGCGCTCGAAGGCCTGCCCGGCGGGATCGACTGGTTGAGCAATGCCCGGTTCGGTCCCGGCGTGCGCGACATCCTGGAAGGCCTTGAGAGCTGGACCTTCTGA